The Pseudomonadota bacterium genome includes a region encoding these proteins:
- a CDS encoding DUF349 domain-containing protein translates to MNLKSRIFGQPWEHRDPQVRAQAVREGHDDALIERIGQIAEHDESPLVRLTALQRINNEAFWLDARLRESDPDILAAADQFLRRSIMRKADPEMIKERLEWFRRIDDPDWIRQVARHAPDTALRAAALERIDAQGFLGDCYATERDNDLAAAVLARIEQESTLERIAASLRKSNKGRARAVDARLRELRIASGQLDAQVAPAEALVKRAEALARGDFSGSRKLELSELRSEWQGLEQAPEGLARRFHGAIAIARRALERPDSDPTIPTAEAPAADPPDQGADQKLLAVATRLEGLDSTAQLDPGEAGQLLGDWDRAWSHISAPTEADRLTRERVLPVLKALQRRREAHLQTPDRQAQQAVGPDFVARVDQIAELLEAGNMAGAQKHLRETRSAFDRLPRRQQTSAIGGRLHRLEGRLHEMRNWEHWSNNKIRDELIAQVEALAGSEQHPDAITAALKSARREWQRLESLEVLPGDKRQHAAPAGQWRRFQSACKAAFEQAKPYFEQRSAVQEANLEQLKRFLEQAHQAADDESSATDRLQELMHTARQAIRRLDDLPPKSRGSSAARLRELMDHLSARLDSEFEAVEKVKRQLVAEARGLTHVKDLSEAIEQAKALQARWQAAGRGRRRIEQKLWKAFREPIDPLFEQLRGKQQETQAEQREHSDQLRGLCEQAETLAQCDTAELEDARGRMRGLRDEWSSAGRRPRSLEQRFERAEQQLRQRLTEQRRAARQAARQRFDHIAETIQAIWQQRQRGAVDEATIEQLPDCDAKEDPLLDELAATARRLADEAVSIDALAKQVEQNGQAARQIAIEMEFLAGLDSPNEDRDARMAYQVDRLAKRLGDRDRSTSLVDELNLLRRRWYQSFPHPVDQHELLAKRFDKCQTVVDSMTGKE, encoded by the coding sequence ATGAACCTGAAATCCCGAATCTTTGGGCAACCCTGGGAGCACCGCGACCCTCAGGTACGGGCGCAGGCTGTCCGGGAAGGCCACGATGACGCGCTGATTGAGCGCATCGGCCAGATTGCCGAGCATGACGAGTCGCCACTGGTGCGGCTGACTGCGCTGCAGCGGATCAACAACGAGGCGTTCTGGCTCGATGCTCGTCTGCGGGAGTCGGATCCCGACATTCTGGCGGCTGCTGACCAATTTCTGCGTCGATCCATCATGCGCAAAGCTGACCCCGAAATGATCAAGGAACGGCTGGAGTGGTTTCGCCGCATCGACGATCCCGATTGGATTCGGCAGGTGGCCAGGCATGCGCCCGACACCGCGTTGCGGGCCGCGGCGCTTGAGAGAATCGATGCACAGGGGTTCCTGGGCGACTGTTACGCGACCGAGCGGGACAACGATCTGGCGGCGGCAGTGCTGGCGCGCATTGAACAGGAATCAACCTTGGAGCGCATTGCCGCTTCGCTGCGCAAGAGCAACAAGGGACGCGCACGCGCCGTCGACGCGCGCCTGCGCGAGCTGCGCATTGCCAGCGGACAGCTGGACGCTCAAGTCGCGCCGGCCGAAGCCCTGGTCAAGCGGGCCGAAGCGCTCGCGCGCGGGGATTTCAGCGGTTCGCGCAAGCTCGAGCTGTCCGAGCTGCGAAGTGAATGGCAAGGACTCGAGCAAGCGCCCGAAGGCCTGGCCCGGCGCTTTCACGGCGCCATCGCCATTGCCCGGCGGGCGCTGGAGCGACCCGACAGTGATCCGACCATCCCCACCGCGGAAGCGCCGGCAGCCGATCCGCCCGACCAAGGCGCTGACCAGAAACTGCTGGCTGTAGCCACGCGGCTTGAAGGGCTTGATTCGACTGCCCAACTCGACCCCGGCGAAGCCGGCCAGCTGCTGGGTGACTGGGACCGTGCCTGGAGCCACATCTCGGCGCCGACCGAAGCCGATCGCCTGACCCGCGAGCGTGTTCTTCCGGTTCTCAAAGCGCTGCAAAGGCGCCGCGAAGCGCACCTTCAGACGCCTGATCGCCAGGCGCAGCAGGCCGTCGGGCCGGACTTTGTCGCCCGAGTCGACCAGATCGCCGAGCTGCTGGAAGCAGGCAATATGGCCGGGGCGCAGAAACACCTGCGCGAAACCCGCAGCGCATTCGATCGACTGCCCAGGCGCCAGCAGACCAGCGCTATCGGCGGCCGTCTTCATCGCCTGGAAGGCCGCCTGCACGAAATGCGCAACTGGGAACACTGGTCAAACAACAAGATTCGCGATGAGCTCATTGCCCAGGTCGAGGCCCTGGCCGGGTCCGAGCAGCACCCCGATGCGATCACCGCCGCGCTCAAATCAGCCCGGCGCGAATGGCAACGCCTCGAATCACTGGAAGTCCTGCCGGGTGACAAGCGCCAGCATGCGGCACCGGCCGGTCAGTGGCGACGGTTTCAATCCGCCTGCAAGGCCGCCTTCGAGCAGGCCAAGCCGTACTTCGAACAGCGAAGCGCCGTGCAGGAGGCCAACCTCGAACAGCTCAAGCGCTTCCTCGAGCAGGCACATCAGGCTGCCGATGATGAATCCAGCGCGACCGATCGGCTGCAGGAGCTGATGCACACCGCTCGCCAGGCCATTCGCCGGCTGGACGATCTGCCGCCGAAATCTCGCGGATCTTCGGCCGCCAGGCTGCGCGAACTGATGGATCATCTCTCGGCCCGGCTCGACTCTGAATTCGAGGCCGTGGAGAAGGTCAAGCGCCAGCTGGTTGCCGAGGCCCGCGGCCTGACCCACGTCAAGGATCTGTCGGAAGCGATAGAACAGGCCAAGGCCCTGCAGGCACGCTGGCAAGCCGCCGGCCGCGGCCGGCGTCGCATCGAGCAGAAACTCTGGAAAGCGTTCCGGGAGCCGATCGACCCGCTGTTCGAGCAGTTGCGTGGCAAGCAACAGGAAACGCAGGCCGAGCAACGCGAGCACAGCGATCAGCTGCGGGGGCTGTGCGAACAGGCCGAAACACTGGCCCAATGCGATACCGCGGAGCTCGAAGACGCGCGAGGTCGGATGCGGGGGCTGCGGGATGAGTGGAGCAGCGCCGGGCGCCGACCCAGATCGCTTGAACAGCGATTCGAGCGGGCCGAACAGCAACTCAGGCAGCGGCTCACCGAACAGCGCCGGGCTGCGCGCCAAGCCGCTCGGCAGCGCTTCGACCACATTGCCGAAACCATCCAGGCGATCTGGCAGCAGCGCCAGCGCGGTGCCGTCGATGAGGCCACCATCGAACAACTGCCCGATTGCGACGCGAAAGAAGACCCCCTGCTTGATGAACTGGCGGCAACCGCAAGGCGATTGGCTGACGAGGCGGTATCAATCGATGCCCTGGCAAAGCAGGTTGAGCAAAACGGCCAGGCCGCCCGCCAGATTGCCATTGAGATGGAGTTTCTCGCGGGTCTGGACTCGCCCAATGAGGACCGCGATGCGCGTATGGCCTATCAGGTTGACCGGCTCGCCAAACGCCTCGGCGATCGCGATCGTTCGACCTCGCTGGTCGACGAGCTCAACCTCCTGCGCAGGCGCTGGTACCAATCCTTCCCGCACCCCGTCGACCAGCATGAGTTGCTGGCAAAGCGCTTCGACAAGTGCCAAACTGTAGTGGATTCGATGACGGGAAAAGAATGA
- a CDS encoding Na+/H+ antiporter NhaC family protein has translation MKNRNRSRLQFGIVLFALLISPTLLAADGNHFGWISVLPPVVAIALALILRQVIPALFLGIWIGAWALNGFSLIGLWLGLLETFETHIVSALADRDHAAVILFSMMIGGMVGIISRNGGLQGIVDLIVRFAANVRRASLATVAMGLAIFFDDYANTLVVGNTMRPVTDRLGISREKLAYLVDSTAAPVACLALVTTWIGYEVGLIRSALEDIPDLEVNAYFVFLNSIPYSFYPLFALSLVFAVVISGRDFGPMLAAERRARQRGQVAPDAVSTSLVDDDMKQVQPDQSCPCRARNALLPVGILVVTVVGGLFASGSGDSIQEIIGSADPYQSLLWGSLLGVLSAVVLTVSQRILGLGDTLSAWFTGMRSMLLAVAILVLAWALSGMTSELGTAGFLADLLGERLHPGWLPTLVFVLAAATAFATGSSWGTMGILLPLMLPLTWAMLINQGMADTEHFGIIYASVAAVLGGAVWGDHCSPISDTTILSSMASQCDHIEHVRTQMPYAILAGLVTLAIGTLPTGFGVPWWICLPAGVLVLAGGLRLIGKAV, from the coding sequence ATGAAGAACCGGAACCGATCCCGCCTGCAGTTCGGTATCGTCCTGTTTGCCCTGCTGATCAGCCCCACTCTGCTGGCCGCCGATGGCAATCATTTCGGCTGGATATCCGTGCTCCCGCCAGTGGTCGCCATTGCGCTGGCGCTGATACTGCGCCAGGTCATTCCGGCGCTGTTTCTCGGCATCTGGATCGGTGCCTGGGCGCTGAACGGCTTTTCCCTGATCGGGCTGTGGCTGGGATTGCTTGAAACATTCGAGACCCATATCGTCTCGGCTCTGGCTGACCGCGACCATGCCGCTGTCATCCTCTTTTCGATGATGATTGGCGGGATGGTTGGCATCATCTCCAGAAACGGAGGCCTGCAGGGCATCGTGGACCTCATCGTGCGCTTTGCCGCCAATGTGCGCCGGGCCAGTCTGGCCACCGTCGCGATGGGGCTGGCGATCTTTTTCGACGACTACGCCAACACGCTGGTCGTCGGCAACACCATGCGGCCGGTCACCGATCGCCTGGGGATTTCGCGTGAAAAACTGGCCTATCTGGTCGATTCGACCGCAGCGCCCGTCGCCTGCCTGGCGCTGGTCACGACCTGGATCGGTTACGAGGTGGGACTCATCCGAAGCGCGCTGGAAGACATTCCGGATCTCGAAGTCAACGCCTACTTCGTCTTTCTCAACTCCATTCCCTACAGCTTCTACCCGCTGTTTGCGCTGAGCCTTGTTTTCGCCGTGGTGATCAGCGGTCGGGATTTCGGTCCCATGCTGGCGGCCGAACGCAGGGCACGACAGCGCGGACAGGTGGCGCCAGACGCCGTGTCCACCTCGCTGGTCGACGACGACATGAAGCAGGTTCAGCCTGATCAATCCTGTCCCTGCCGCGCCCGAAATGCCCTGCTGCCGGTTGGCATACTGGTGGTCACCGTCGTCGGCGGGCTGTTCGCCAGCGGCAGCGGCGACTCGATCCAGGAGATCATCGGCAGCGCAGATCCCTATCAATCGCTGCTGTGGGGCTCGCTGCTGGGCGTGCTCAGTGCCGTCGTTCTGACCGTTTCCCAGCGCATCCTGGGGCTGGGCGATACACTGAGCGCCTGGTTTACCGGCATGCGTTCAATGCTGCTGGCGGTCGCGATACTGGTGCTCGCCTGGGCGCTGTCGGGCATGACCAGCGAGCTTGGAACGGCCGGCTTTCTGGCCGACCTGCTGGGTGAACGCCTGCACCCGGGCTGGCTTCCAACGCTGGTTTTCGTGCTGGCCGCGGCCACTGCCTTCGCAACCGGCTCAAGCTGGGGCACCATGGGTATTCTGCTGCCGCTGATGCTACCGCTGACCTGGGCCATGCTGATCAACCAGGGCATGGCCGACACCGAACATTTCGGCATTATCTACGCCAGCGTCGCTGCCGTGCTCGGCGGCGCCGTCTGGGGCGATCACTGCAGCCCGATCTCCGACACCACGATTCTGTCTTCGATGGCCAGTCAGTGCGATCACATCGAACATGTGCGCACTCAGATGCCTTATGCGATCCTGGCCGGACTGGTCACCCTTGCCATCGGCACGCTTCCGACCGGGTTCGGTGTCCCCTGGTGGATCTGTTTGCCGGCAGGCGTCCTTGTCCTGGCGGGGGGGCTGCGGTTGATCGGGAAAGCGGTTTAA
- a CDS encoding RimK family protein: MQQLIVVSRTEDWPLEIAGIDRVLARDYLTDPAWSERRSIRVYNLCRSYGYQSNGYYVSLLAAARGHKPLPSVATLQDFRAPDIVRLTGAELGRLIESGLRPLHSDDFTLSIYFGRNLARRHDRLARALFNVFSAPLLRARFERLDTGWSLRRIAPVSFSDIPEAHLDFVREAAGRYFSGKRPRTERHRPARFDLAMLVNPDEGHPPSDEKALRRFERAGEAVGFHVERIVRDDIGRLAEFDALFIRETTAVNHHTFRFSRKAAAEGLVVIDDPDSILKCTNKVYLAELLQRHDIAAPRTVLVHRDNLDSIEQRLGLPVVLKQPDSAFSLGVVRVAEREVLGPTLRKMLRHSELIVAQEYLPTEFDWRVGVLDGRALYVCRYHMARGHWQIINHDRAGGDEGLAETLSVGEAPEPVVQVAVRAAGLIGKGLYGVDLKEVDGRVLVIEINDNPSIDAGCEDAVLRDALYREIMGVMFKRVTERKLGQRQE, translated from the coding sequence GTGCAACAGCTGATCGTCGTCAGCCGTACCGAGGACTGGCCGCTCGAAATTGCCGGCATCGACCGTGTCCTGGCGCGCGATTACCTGACCGATCCGGCCTGGTCGGAGCGTCGTTCGATCCGGGTCTACAATCTCTGCCGCAGCTACGGCTACCAGTCCAACGGCTACTATGTGTCGTTGCTGGCCGCTGCGCGCGGCCACAAGCCGTTACCCTCGGTCGCCACCCTGCAGGACTTTCGCGCGCCTGACATCGTCCGATTGACCGGTGCCGAGCTGGGTCGGCTGATCGAGTCCGGCCTTCGTCCCCTGCATTCAGACGATTTTACGCTTTCGATCTACTTCGGCCGCAACCTGGCGCGCCGCCACGACCGGCTTGCACGGGCCCTGTTCAATGTGTTTTCGGCACCGCTGCTGCGGGCGCGTTTCGAGCGCCTGGACACAGGCTGGAGCCTCAGGCGAATCGCGCCGGTGTCGTTCAGCGATATTCCGGAGGCGCATCTGGACTTCGTGCGGGAAGCGGCCGGCCGTTACTTCTCCGGCAAGCGACCGCGCACCGAGCGCCACAGGCCGGCGCGCTTCGATCTGGCCATGCTGGTCAATCCGGATGAAGGCCACCCACCGTCCGACGAAAAAGCGCTCAGGCGTTTCGAGCGCGCCGGCGAAGCGGTGGGGTTCCACGTCGAGCGCATCGTTCGCGACGACATCGGCCGACTGGCCGAGTTCGATGCGCTGTTCATCCGCGAGACCACGGCGGTCAACCATCACACTTTCCGCTTTTCGCGCAAGGCGGCCGCCGAAGGGCTTGTTGTGATCGATGATCCGGACTCGATCCTCAAATGCACCAACAAGGTCTATCTTGCCGAGTTGCTCCAGCGCCACGACATCGCCGCGCCCCGAACTGTGCTGGTGCATCGCGACAATCTCGACTCGATCGAGCAACGTCTCGGGCTCCCGGTTGTGCTCAAGCAGCCCGACAGCGCCTTCTCGCTGGGCGTGGTGCGGGTTGCCGAGCGCGAGGTGCTCGGTCCGACCCTGCGCAAGATGCTGCGCCACAGCGAGCTGATCGTGGCGCAGGAATATCTGCCTACCGAGTTCGATTGGCGGGTCGGCGTACTGGACGGTCGGGCGCTGTACGTGTGCCGCTACCATATGGCGCGCGGACACTGGCAGATCATCAACCACGACCGCGCCGGAGGAGATGAAGGTCTGGCGGAGACGCTGTCGGTCGGCGAGGCGCCCGAGCCGGTCGTGCAGGTTGCGGTTCGGGCAGCCGGCCTGATCGGTAAGGGGCTATATGGCGTCGATCTCAAGGAAGTCGACGGCCGCGTGCTGGTGATCGAGATCAACGACAATCCGTCGATCGATGCCGGCTGCGAGGACGCGGTGCTGCGCGACGCGCTGTATCGCGAAATCATGGGGGTGATGTTCAAGCGCGTGACCGAGCGCAAGCTCGGGCAGCGTCAGGAGTAG
- a CDS encoding TraB/GumN family protein produces the protein MTPDQQKLFGDEPVRHVQRQGVDYALLGTAHVSRTSAEAVERLIDSGHYDAVAIELCAPRYQTLTERDAWRDMDLFQVIREGKAGMLMASLALAAYQRRIAEQFGIEPGEEMKMAIEAARRTDVPVQLVDRDIGITLRRASSRLSWWKRWLMLNGLIMSMFSRQEISEEDIERLKQGDLLTETFSEFSETAPELYDSLIAERDRFMAARLRQENEGHAPRKVLAVLGAGHLEGTARALASTDEPAGTVASLSTRPPRSRILKMLPWLILLLVVTGFVVGFSRSPELGWSLVATWVVINGTLSALGAVIARAHPVTVLSALVAAPLTSLNPTIGAGMVAGAVEAGLRKPRVADFESLREDVVRLTGWWKNRVSRVLLVFFLSNLGSAIGTWVAGLRMIQQLI, from the coding sequence ATGACCCCGGATCAGCAGAAACTCTTCGGCGACGAGCCCGTCCGCCATGTCCAGCGTCAAGGCGTGGACTACGCGCTGCTCGGCACCGCACATGTCTCGCGCACCAGCGCCGAGGCAGTCGAGCGTCTGATTGACAGCGGTCACTACGACGCCGTGGCCATTGAGCTTTGCGCGCCGCGCTATCAAACCCTGACCGAGCGCGATGCCTGGCGGGACATGGACCTGTTTCAGGTCATTCGCGAGGGCAAGGCCGGCATGTTGATGGCCTCCCTGGCTTTGGCGGCCTACCAGCGAAGAATCGCCGAGCAGTTCGGCATCGAACCCGGCGAGGAGATGAAGATGGCCATCGAGGCTGCACGGCGCACAGACGTTCCGGTGCAGCTCGTCGACCGCGACATCGGGATCACCCTGCGTCGTGCGTCGAGCCGCCTGTCCTGGTGGAAGCGCTGGCTGATGCTCAACGGCCTGATCATGTCGATGTTCTCACGCCAGGAAATCAGCGAGGAGGACATCGAGCGCCTCAAGCAAGGCGACCTGCTGACCGAGACCTTCAGCGAGTTCTCCGAAACCGCCCCCGAGCTTTACGACTCGCTGATCGCCGAGCGGGACCGCTTCATGGCCGCAAGACTGCGGCAGGAGAACGAAGGGCATGCCCCCCGCAAGGTACTCGCGGTACTTGGCGCCGGTCACCTGGAAGGCACGGCCCGGGCGCTTGCAAGTACTGACGAACCCGCCGGAACCGTTGCCTCGCTCAGCACCAGGCCCCCACGCTCGCGCATTCTGAAGATGTTGCCCTGGCTGATCCTGCTCCTGGTCGTGACCGGCTTTGTCGTCGGCTTTTCGCGTTCGCCCGAGCTGGGCTGGTCGCTGGTGGCGACCTGGGTCGTCATCAACGGCACGCTATCGGCACTCGGCGCCGTGATCGCCCGCGCCCATCCGGTCACTGTGCTATCGGCCCTGGTTGCCGCGCCGCTGACCTCACTCAACCCGACCATTGGGGCCGGCATGGTCGCCGGAGCGGTCGAAGCCGGACTGCGAAAGCCACGGGTTGCCGACTTCGAATCACTGCGCGAGGATGTCGTGCGGCTGACTGGCTGGTGGAAAAACCGGGTCTCCAGGGTACTGCTGGTGTTTTTCCTGTCCAACCTCGGCTCGGCCATTGGCACCTGGGTAGCCGGCCTGCGCATGATTCAGCAGTTGATCTGA
- the dnaE gene encoding DNA polymerase III subunit alpha, with the protein MADEVVSSAAATPFVHLRLHTEYSIEDGTVRIEQLIERAAACGMPAVAVTDWHNLFGLVKFYRAAVRAGVKPIAGADVRIQDIARPEHCSTATLLVQDRHGYLNLCRLLSRSFLEGRYRGQPRLHPAWLRDHTQGLIVLLGRESDVGGALSNGDLTRAGQRLDEWRQLFPERLYLALERHGRDGEQALEQGLLALAVEREVPVVASNDVRFLDAGDFFAHEARVCIHQGRLLDDKRRPRPYVDQQYFKRSDEMIALFDDLPVAIENTLHLARRCNLELTLGEYALPVFPLPDGESEDEYLRRKATEGLAARLERHDLAAGLARADYDRRLVRELDVISSMGFSGYFLIVADFIAWARNNDVPVGPGRGSGAGSVVGWSLGITDLDPMRYDLLFERFLNPERVSMPDFDIDFCVEGRDRVIEYVAQRYGREQVSQIITFGTMAAKAVVRDCGRVLGYNYGFVDSIAKLIPNRLEMTLDSALAEEPELRARYDREEDTRTIFDLARSLEGLARNAGKHAGGLVIAPGPLTRYTPLYTEPDGHSVLTQFDKNDVEAVGLVKFDFLGLRNLTIIHWTLKAINADRAEQGQSPLDLDQLQLDDSDAFRLLQAAHTTAVFQLESPGMKDLLRKLRPDSFDDIVAAVALFRPGPLDAGMVDEYINRKHGKAPVSYPHPATEPILKPTYGVILYQEQVMQIAQELAGYSLGAADLLRRAMGKKKPEEMAHQRAIFIAGAGDNGIDQAQAESIFSLMETFARYGFNKSHSVAYALVAYQTAWLKAHYPAEFMAAVLSADLDKTDKIANLIEDCRLMSLNILPPDLNRSGYRFKVEDGAIRYGLGAIKGVGHAAIDSLVAFRERVGGFQSLSELCREVDLSRLNRRTLESLIRSGAADCLHDNRAAQMQALPDILAEAERYQSDREAGQTSLFGGSVQQASAGFSRALPQVSDWTMRQRLRAERETLGLYLSGHPMDELRDELAGITTAPLERLDQLIKPGPGGRGHRQAVEMTLAGLIMAVRRRPGKGAFVALDDGTARLEVAVFDSLYQQVADRLMPDEIVIARGRVEADEYRGGYRMVAETVMGVDEARAELARSVEIDIGAPNDELDRDLAAALQPYRQGRTPILLRYRNHAAEALVRLGSDWQVAPSAELLAALAGIPGVVRVRLLYGSNHKP; encoded by the coding sequence ATGGCCGACGAAGTCGTCTCATCCGCCGCCGCCACTCCTTTCGTCCACCTCCGGCTGCACACCGAGTATTCGATCGAAGACGGGACGGTTCGCATCGAGCAATTGATCGAACGGGCTGCTGCCTGCGGGATGCCCGCGGTCGCCGTGACTGACTGGCACAATCTGTTCGGCCTGGTCAAGTTCTATCGCGCAGCGGTTCGCGCCGGCGTCAAGCCGATTGCCGGTGCCGATGTGCGGATTCAGGATATTGCCCGACCCGAGCACTGTTCGACCGCTACCTTGCTGGTTCAGGACCGGCACGGATACCTCAATCTGTGTCGCCTTCTGTCGCGCAGCTTTCTGGAGGGTCGCTATCGCGGCCAGCCGCGACTGCACCCGGCCTGGCTGCGTGATCACACCCAGGGCCTGATCGTGTTGCTGGGGCGGGAGAGCGATGTCGGCGGCGCGCTGAGCAATGGCGATCTGACCCGTGCAGGGCAGCGCCTCGACGAATGGCGACAGCTGTTTCCGGAGCGGCTGTACCTGGCCCTGGAGCGGCACGGACGCGACGGCGAGCAGGCGTTGGAGCAAGGCCTGCTGGCGCTGGCGGTCGAGCGGGAAGTGCCAGTTGTCGCCAGCAACGACGTCCGCTTTCTGGACGCCGGAGACTTCTTTGCCCACGAAGCACGGGTCTGTATCCATCAGGGTCGTCTGCTCGACGACAAGCGACGGCCGCGCCCTTACGTCGACCAGCAGTATTTCAAGCGCAGCGATGAAATGATCGCGCTGTTCGACGACCTCCCGGTCGCCATCGAAAACACGCTCCACCTGGCGCGTCGCTGCAACCTGGAACTGACGCTCGGCGAGTATGCGCTGCCGGTATTCCCTCTGCCCGACGGAGAAAGCGAAGACGAGTATCTGCGTCGCAAGGCAACCGAGGGGCTGGCCGCCCGACTTGAGCGCCATGATCTGGCCGCCGGCCTGGCCCGAGCAGACTACGACCGGCGACTGGTCCGTGAGCTGGACGTCATCAGCTCCATGGGCTTTTCCGGCTACTTTCTCATCGTTGCCGACTTCATCGCCTGGGCGCGCAACAACGACGTCCCGGTCGGGCCGGGGCGCGGCTCGGGTGCCGGCTCAGTCGTGGGCTGGTCTCTTGGAATAACCGACTTGGATCCAATGCGTTATGATCTACTTTTCGAGCGATTTCTCAATCCTGAGCGTGTGTCGATGCCGGATTTCGACATCGACTTCTGCGTCGAGGGGCGGGACCGGGTCATCGAATACGTCGCTCAGCGCTATGGCCGCGAGCAGGTCTCACAGATCATCACGTTCGGCACCATGGCGGCCAAGGCCGTCGTCCGCGACTGCGGTCGCGTGCTCGGCTACAACTACGGCTTTGTCGACTCCATCGCCAAACTGATTCCAAACCGGCTCGAGATGACCCTCGACTCGGCCCTGGCAGAAGAACCCGAGCTCAGGGCGCGCTACGATCGCGAGGAAGATACGCGCACCATTTTCGATCTGGCCCGGTCGCTTGAGGGACTGGCGCGCAATGCCGGAAAGCATGCCGGCGGCCTGGTCATCGCGCCAGGTCCGCTGACCCGCTATACGCCGCTGTACACCGAACCGGACGGACATTCGGTACTGACCCAGTTCGACAAGAACGATGTTGAGGCAGTCGGCCTGGTCAAGTTCGATTTTCTCGGCCTGCGCAACCTGACCATCATCCACTGGACGCTGAAGGCGATCAACGCCGACCGGGCCGAACAGGGGCAGTCGCCGCTCGACCTCGACCAGCTACAGCTCGACGACAGCGACGCGTTTCGCCTGCTGCAGGCTGCCCATACCACCGCGGTTTTTCAGCTGGAATCGCCGGGAATGAAGGACCTGCTGCGCAAGCTTCGGCCGGACAGCTTCGATGATATCGTCGCCGCCGTTGCGCTGTTCCGCCCGGGTCCACTGGACGCCGGCATGGTTGATGAGTATATCAATCGCAAGCACGGCAAGGCGCCGGTCAGCTATCCGCACCCAGCCACCGAGCCGATCCTGAAACCGACCTACGGGGTGATCCTGTACCAGGAGCAGGTCATGCAGATCGCCCAGGAGCTGGCCGGCTACAGTCTCGGTGCCGCCGATCTGCTGCGCCGCGCCATGGGCAAGAAGAAACCGGAGGAGATGGCGCACCAGCGCGCCATTTTCATTGCCGGCGCCGGCGACAACGGAATCGATCAGGCCCAGGCCGAGTCTATTTTTTCCCTGATGGAAACCTTTGCCCGCTACGGCTTCAACAAATCACATTCAGTCGCCTATGCGCTAGTCGCCTATCAGACCGCCTGGCTCAAGGCCCACTACCCGGCCGAGTTCATGGCGGCAGTGCTGTCGGCCGACCTGGACAAAACCGACAAGATTGCCAACCTCATCGAGGACTGTCGCCTGATGTCGCTGAACATTCTGCCACCAGACCTCAACCGATCGGGCTACAGGTTCAAAGTGGAAGATGGCGCCATTCGTTACGGCCTCGGCGCGATCAAGGGCGTCGGCCATGCCGCAATTGATAGCCTGGTTGCTTTTAGAGAGCGGGTTGGCGGCTTTCAAAGCCTTTCCGAATTGTGCCGGGAGGTCGACCTGTCGCGTCTCAACCGGCGCACGCTCGAATCGCTGATTCGGTCGGGGGCAGCCGACTGCCTGCACGATAATCGCGCCGCGCAGATGCAGGCTCTGCCCGACATACTGGCGGAGGCGGAACGCTATCAGAGTGACCGCGAGGCCGGCCAGACCAGTCTGTTCGGCGGATCCGTTCAGCAGGCGTCCGCAGGCTTTTCCCGGGCACTCCCTCAGGTCAGCGACTGGACGATGCGCCAGAGGCTGCGCGCCGAGCGAGAAACGCTCGGGCTATACCTGTCCGGCCACCCGATGGACGAGTTACGCGACGAGCTGGCCGGAATCACCACGGCACCGCTTGAGCGTCTCGATCAGCTGATCAAGCCGGGCCCCGGTGGCAGGGGCCACAGACAGGCCGTGGAGATGACCCTGGCGGGTCTGATCATGGCGGTACGCAGACGACCCGGGAAAGGCGCTTTTGTTGCCCTTGACGACGGCACGGCACGTCTGGAGGTGGCCGTGTTCGATTCACTCTACCAGCAGGTTGCCGATCGCCTGATGCCCGACGAAATCGTGATCGCGCGCGGTCGCGTGGAGGCGGACGAATACCGCGGCGGGTACAGAATGGTGGCCGAAACTGTCATGGGGGTCGATGAAGCGCGCGCCGAGCTGGCGCGCAGCGTCGAGATCGATATCGGGGCACCGAACGACGAACTCGATCGCGATCTGGCAGCCGCGCTGCAGCCCTACCGGCAGGGCCGAACACCGATCCTGCTGCGCTACCGCAATCATGCGGCCGAAGCGCTGGTCAGACTGGGAAGTGACTGGCAAGTGGCGCCGTCGGCCGAGCTGCTGGCCGCGCTCGCCGGCATACCGGGCGTGGTCAGGGTGCGCCTGCTCTATGGCTCCAACCACAAACCCTGA